A single window of Candidatus Finniella inopinata DNA harbors:
- the dksA gene encoding RNA polymerase-binding protein DksA: MPITNLTDEMYVPDENEPFMNPQQLAYFRKKLVTWRDQLVRECNQALNDMPGKFVNEPDVIDLACNEVNQTIELKARDRERRLINKITEAIRRIDDGSYGFCEETGEPIGLRRLEARPIATLSIEAQELLERRERIYREEVL; this comes from the coding sequence ATGCCGATAACAAATTTGACAGATGAAATGTATGTTCCTGATGAGAATGAACCCTTCATGAATCCTCAGCAGTTAGCATATTTTAGGAAAAAGTTGGTCACTTGGCGTGATCAATTGGTGCGTGAATGTAACCAAGCCCTGAACGATATGCCAGGCAAATTTGTTAATGAACCTGATGTGATTGATTTGGCCTGCAATGAGGTGAATCAAACAATCGAATTGAAGGCACGGGATCGCGAACGCAGATTGATTAATAAAATTACTGAGGCCATTCGACGTATTGACGACGGCAGTTATGGTTTTTGCGAAGAAACTGGCGAGCCCATAGGATTAAGGCGCCTAGAAGCCAGACCCATCGCCACCCTTAGTATAGAGGCGCAGGAGCTTCTTGAGCGTCGGGAAAGAATCTATCGCGAAGAGGTTTTGTAG
- a CDS encoding methionine ABC transporter permease, translating to MVTLLAYSLFETLLMVATSLTVGVVGGYYLGTLLYRIGDQGLQPKPRLYRALSFGVNSVRSVPYIILIVLLIPFTRLLVGSSIGTLAAIVPLSLAAILLIARATEDTFKIIPKGLIEMGLSLGASRHQIVAKIIFPEALPSLIDQISSITITLIGFSAMAGTVGGGGLGDLAIRYGYQRYDIAFMVIIVFVLLALVQIVQLIGNRCARHYRYK from the coding sequence ATGGTAACTCTTCTTGCTTACAGCTTATTTGAAACGCTTTTGATGGTGGCCACCTCTTTGACAGTGGGTGTGGTAGGGGGATATTATTTAGGGACCCTGTTATACCGCATTGGTGACCAAGGGCTTCAGCCAAAACCACGCTTATACAGGGCGTTAAGTTTTGGGGTGAACTCTGTCAGGTCCGTCCCTTATATCATTTTGATTGTTTTATTGATCCCCTTTACCCGGTTATTAGTAGGCAGTTCCATTGGGACGCTGGCGGCAATTGTGCCCTTATCGTTGGCAGCAATTTTGCTTATCGCCCGTGCAACGGAAGATACTTTTAAGATTATTCCTAAGGGCTTGATCGAGATGGGACTATCTCTCGGCGCTTCTCGTCACCAAATTGTCGCGAAAATCATCTTCCCCGAGGCCCTGCCATCCCTGATTGATCAGATCAGCAGTATCACCATTACGCTGATTGGCTTTTCAGCTATGGCAGGCACCGTGGGCGGGGGCGGCCTTGGTGATTTGGCCATACGGTATGGGTATCAACGATACGATATTGCATTTATGGTCATCATCGTATTCGTTCTTTTGGCTTTGGTCCAAATCGTCCAGTTGATCGGCAACCGTTGTGCCCGGCATTATCGGTACAAATAG
- the thrS gene encoding threonine--tRNA ligase, which yields MFQVVLKDGSKRDFDKAVTGEEVARSLSPRLAKEAVAVRVNGQLWDMNRLMPDQAQIDIITRNDPDGLEVIRHDTAHVTAEAVKDLYPETQITIGPSIENGFYYDFHRETKFTPDDLILIEARMHEIIKRDEKISREEWQRDDAVEFFKSQGEHFKAELIASIPSNEPLTLYRQGGFIDLCRGPHLPSTGRIGKAFKLMKLAGAYWRGDHRNPMLQRIYGTAWATEQQLQDYLTQLEEAEKRDHRRLGAELGLFHFQEEAAGSVFWHPKGWQLYRNLENFVRSRLEKTGYVEVKTPQLVDRSLWEASGHWEKFGEHMFTVASEEKTLAIKPMNCPCHVQIFKQGLKSYRDLPLRMAEFGSCHRNEPSGALHGLMRVRAFVQDDAHIFCTPEQIVSETKDFCDLLKDMYRDLGFTDVRVKFSDRPATRAGGDEVWDLAEKSLMEAATAAGLDFTLNPGEGAFYGPKLEFVLKDTIGREWQCGTLQVDFVLPERLDAVYVGEDGKRHRPVMLHRAILGSFERFIGVLIEQYAGKFPLWLAPVQAVVATITSEGEGYAKELYDRLKQLGIRVEIDTRNEKISYKVREHSLQKIPYLLVVGKREAEQKTVAVRILGGEQQEMMGQEEIIARLLNESRNLG from the coding sequence GTGTTTCAAGTGGTTTTAAAAGACGGTTCAAAACGTGACTTTGACAAGGCCGTCACCGGTGAAGAGGTCGCGCGTTCTTTATCGCCGCGTCTTGCGAAAGAGGCGGTTGCCGTCCGAGTCAATGGTCAATTGTGGGACATGAATCGGCTGATGCCTGATCAGGCGCAAATCGATATCATCACCCGCAATGATCCTGACGGGTTAGAAGTTATTCGCCATGACACAGCTCACGTTACAGCCGAAGCCGTCAAGGACCTGTACCCCGAAACCCAGATCACCATTGGACCTTCTATTGAGAACGGGTTTTATTATGACTTTCATCGTGAAACCAAGTTCACCCCTGATGACTTAATCCTTATCGAAGCCCGCATGCACGAAATTATTAAGCGAGATGAGAAGATTTCCCGCGAAGAATGGCAGCGCGATGACGCGGTCGAATTTTTTAAAAGCCAGGGGGAACATTTTAAGGCCGAATTGATTGCCAGCATCCCCAGTAACGAGCCGTTAACTCTTTATCGCCAAGGCGGATTCATTGACCTTTGTCGCGGGCCGCATTTACCATCCACAGGGCGTATTGGCAAAGCCTTTAAATTAATGAAACTGGCGGGTGCCTATTGGCGGGGCGACCATCGAAATCCCATGCTGCAACGTATTTACGGCACAGCTTGGGCTACTGAACAACAGCTGCAAGATTACTTGACCCAGTTGGAAGAAGCCGAGAAACGCGACCACCGCCGCCTTGGGGCTGAACTGGGGTTGTTTCACTTTCAAGAAGAGGCCGCCGGCAGCGTTTTTTGGCACCCCAAAGGTTGGCAACTATATCGGAACCTAGAAAATTTCGTTCGCAGTCGCCTAGAAAAAACAGGGTACGTAGAGGTCAAAACACCCCAGCTGGTTGATCGTAGTTTGTGGGAAGCTTCCGGCCATTGGGAAAAATTTGGCGAGCATATGTTTACAGTTGCATCCGAAGAAAAAACCCTGGCTATTAAACCCATGAATTGTCCCTGCCATGTTCAAATTTTCAAACAAGGCTTGAAAAGCTATCGTGATTTACCATTGCGGATGGCGGAGTTTGGATCCTGTCATCGCAATGAACCCTCCGGCGCCCTGCATGGCCTGATGCGCGTGCGTGCCTTTGTGCAAGACGATGCCCACATTTTTTGTACACCCGAACAAATCGTTTCAGAAACCAAAGACTTTTGTGACCTTTTGAAGGACATGTATCGTGATTTGGGTTTCACTGATGTACGCGTAAAATTCTCTGACCGGCCGGCAACACGCGCTGGCGGGGATGAGGTTTGGGATTTGGCTGAAAAATCGTTGATGGAGGCTGCCACGGCAGCAGGCCTTGACTTTACCTTGAATCCAGGCGAGGGGGCCTTTTACGGACCCAAGTTGGAATTTGTTTTAAAGGATACCATCGGTCGTGAATGGCAATGTGGCACGTTACAGGTTGACTTTGTTCTGCCTGAACGCCTTGATGCGGTTTATGTGGGTGAAGATGGCAAACGTCATCGCCCCGTTATGTTGCATCGGGCCATTTTGGGATCTTTTGAACGGTTTATTGGTGTTTTAATTGAACAATATGCTGGTAAATTCCCCCTGTGGTTAGCGCCAGTTCAGGCAGTTGTCGCAACGATCACCAGCGAGGGCGAGGGGTATGCAAAGGAATTGTATGATCGGTTGAAACAGTTGGGCATTCGGGTTGAAATCGATACCCGCAATGAAAAAATCAGTTATAAGGTGCGCGAACACAGCCTGCAAAAGATTCCCTATTTATTGGTGGTTGGTAAACGCGAGGCGGAACAGAAAACCGTGGCCGTGCGCATATTGGGTGGGGAACAGCAAGAGATGATGGGGCAAGAGGAAATCATTGCCCGTTTGTTAAATGAAAGTCGTAACCTGGGTTGA
- a CDS encoding FtsX-like permease family protein, whose amino-acid sequence MYYIALKMLFGDRGKYIAMVVGVSFAALIMTQQPAILVGLLSRTYSFIQDVSLPDIWVMDPGVQYVEEHKPVRDVELNKIRGVSGVAWATPLYKSLMSAKMPDGLSKTIDMTGLDDSTLVGAPFRILKGKLSDFKRADAIFVDFEAAQNRLRINVSPGVTRPLEVGDTLEINDKRAVVVGFIKATRNFVLQPQVYTTYSQALSYSAPGRRQLTYVLVKAKEGQNLRHICQKIEAKTGLKAYSADDFKDVNLGYWMKNTGIPINFGISVLLGFIVGAAIAGQTFFSFVQENVKHYAALKAMGLRSLLLAKMVILQALVVGFIGYGIGVGLATLFGLKFHDSVLAFRMPPILLLYSGGGVMVIIAIAAMAGIRRVINVDPAVVFRG is encoded by the coding sequence ATGTACTACATAGCGTTAAAAATGTTATTCGGCGATCGGGGCAAATATATAGCCATGGTGGTTGGTGTTTCTTTCGCCGCCCTTATCATGACCCAACAACCAGCCATCTTGGTTGGGTTATTATCGCGAACATACAGCTTTATCCAAGATGTTTCTTTACCCGATATTTGGGTGATGGACCCGGGGGTTCAATATGTTGAAGAACACAAACCCGTTCGGGACGTGGAACTCAATAAAATTCGTGGAGTAAGCGGCGTTGCTTGGGCAACACCTTTATATAAAAGTTTGATGTCTGCAAAAATGCCAGATGGACTATCGAAAACTATTGATATGACAGGACTGGATGATAGCACATTAGTGGGTGCCCCTTTTCGCATTTTAAAAGGGAAACTTTCTGATTTTAAACGGGCTGATGCAATTTTTGTTGATTTCGAGGCGGCCCAAAACCGCTTGCGGATTAATGTTTCACCAGGTGTGACTCGCCCTTTGGAAGTTGGTGATACCCTTGAAATTAATGACAAGCGAGCAGTCGTGGTTGGATTCATAAAGGCAACACGTAACTTTGTGCTGCAACCTCAGGTTTACACAACATATAGTCAGGCTTTATCTTACAGTGCACCTGGCAGACGGCAATTGACGTATGTTTTGGTAAAAGCCAAAGAGGGGCAAAACCTTCGGCATATTTGCCAAAAGATTGAGGCTAAGACGGGCCTTAAAGCCTATTCAGCAGATGATTTTAAAGACGTAAACTTGGGTTATTGGATGAAAAACACAGGCATTCCCATTAACTTTGGTATCTCAGTATTGTTAGGATTTATTGTGGGGGCAGCCATCGCTGGGCAAACTTTTTTTAGTTTTGTTCAAGAAAATGTAAAGCACTACGCTGCTCTAAAGGCTATGGGCCTTCGTAGCCTTTTATTAGCCAAAATGGTCATATTACAAGCTTTAGTCGTGGGTTTTATAGGCTATGGGATCGGGGTTGGGCTGGCGACGTTGTTTGGGTTAAAGTTTCATGATTCTGTATTGGCATTCCGTATGCCACCAATCTTATTATTATACTCTGGTGGGGGAGTCATGGTGATTATTGCAATTGCGGCCATGGCGGGTATTCGTCGGGTTATAAACGTTGATCCAGCTGTCGTATTTCGGGGATGA
- a CDS encoding methionine ABC transporter ATP-binding protein has protein sequence MLGILNPLNCIDFMVPSEPLLIIESLCKSFPKSKGAERILNDINMTLYKGSIVGIIGRSGAGKSTLLRCLNGLEKPDTGRIIFGDDDLCQLNQADLRKRRQKIGVVFQTYNLLQSKTVFDNIALPLTLAEMKTTERVKAVADLVGLSHKLSSYPHELSGGQCQRVGIARALAIETEVLLCDEFTSALDPETTMDILNLLLSLRQKLGVTVVLVTHDMNVIKHCADFVYVLDGGQVVEQGATLDILTKAQHPVTQSLLHDFLKDQLPSFIQEKLHPSPHDNDDVVLKLMFHDRTSTKPLISTLVHEWHVPVNIIGGNLHHSGDYTFGHLMVSIKHDSKTVTSITKYLTENGVSVEFLGYLQW, from the coding sequence ATGTTAGGAATACTAAACCCCCTTAACTGCATTGACTTTATGGTGCCGTCGGAACCGTTATTAATTATTGAATCCTTATGCAAAAGCTTTCCAAAGTCCAAAGGGGCGGAACGTATCTTAAATGATATCAACATGACCCTTTATAAGGGCAGCATCGTTGGAATTATTGGCCGAAGTGGTGCGGGAAAAAGTACGCTTTTAAGGTGCCTGAATGGCCTTGAGAAACCTGATACGGGTCGCATTATCTTTGGTGATGACGATCTATGCCAATTGAACCAGGCTGATCTGCGCAAGCGTCGGCAGAAAATTGGCGTTGTTTTTCAAACGTATAACCTGCTGCAATCAAAAACTGTTTTTGACAATATTGCGCTGCCTTTGACTCTTGCCGAAATGAAAACGACGGAACGCGTTAAGGCGGTGGCCGATTTGGTGGGGCTGTCCCATAAATTATCATCTTACCCCCATGAATTAAGCGGTGGGCAATGTCAACGGGTGGGAATCGCCCGGGCTTTGGCCATCGAGACAGAGGTGCTGCTGTGTGACGAATTCACGTCAGCCCTGGACCCTGAAACGACCATGGATATTTTGAATCTACTTTTAAGTCTGCGCCAGAAATTGGGAGTCACAGTCGTTTTGGTAACCCACGACATGAATGTCATTAAGCATTGTGCTGATTTTGTGTATGTTCTGGACGGCGGCCAGGTGGTTGAACAAGGGGCAACCCTTGACATTTTAACCAAGGCCCAGCATCCCGTGACCCAGTCGCTGCTGCATGATTTTTTAAAAGATCAGCTGCCAAGTTTTATCCAAGAGAAACTGCACCCATCACCCCATGATAACGATGACGTGGTTTTAAAGCTGATGTTCCATGATCGCACCTCGACCAAGCCGTTAATCTCAACCTTGGTTCATGAATGGCACGTGCCGGTGAACATTATTGGTGGCAACTTGCACCACAGTGGCGATTACACGTTTGGCCATTTGATGGTTTCAATAAAACATGATTCAAAAACAGTAACGTCCATAACAAAGTATTTAACGGAAAATGGCGTTTCTGTGGAATTTTTGGGGTATTTGCAATGGTAA
- a CDS encoding ABC transporter ATP-binding protein — protein MTSAITCSNITKSFKTKEVETLALRGIELDVIKGEFLMLVGPSGCGKTTLISIMAGILHQDAGNCTVQGQCYNQMTHNELLDFRAKNVGFIFQSFNLIPTLSVVENVAIPLIINRIERHDAIKQAAQMVEKVGLGDRLDSAPNQLSGGQQQRIAIARALVHNPSILICDEPTSSLDHSTGVKILELMRSINKDMKTTCVVVTHDARIYQYADRIAHMDDGMITDITHNGA, from the coding sequence ATGACATCAGCGATCACTTGTTCAAACATTACAAAATCATTTAAAACAAAAGAGGTTGAAACCCTTGCCTTAAGGGGGATTGAACTGGATGTTATTAAGGGCGAATTCCTTATGTTGGTTGGCCCATCAGGCTGTGGAAAAACCACATTGATTTCTATAATGGCAGGGATTTTGCACCAAGACGCGGGAAATTGTACAGTGCAAGGCCAATGTTACAACCAAATGACCCATAATGAGCTGTTGGATTTTAGGGCCAAAAATGTTGGCTTCATCTTTCAATCATTTAACTTAATTCCTACTTTAAGTGTTGTAGAAAACGTTGCCATCCCTTTGATTATTAATCGCATTGAACGTCACGACGCAATTAAACAGGCCGCCCAGATGGTTGAAAAAGTTGGATTGGGCGATCGGTTGGACAGTGCGCCAAACCAGCTGTCTGGAGGACAACAACAAAGAATCGCCATTGCCCGTGCGTTGGTTCATAACCCATCAATTCTTATTTGTGATGAACCGACAAGCTCGCTTGATCACTCCACAGGCGTTAAAATTTTAGAACTGATGCGTTCCATTAATAAAGACATGAAAACTACGTGTGTGGTTGTCACCCACGATGCACGTATTTACCAATATGCAGATCGCATAGCCCATATGGATGATGGGATGATAACGGACATAACCCACAATGGAGCTTGA
- a CDS encoding MFS transporter → MIRVFKGLSRQQKESIGLLQIGTFLEYFDLMLYVHMAVLLNELFFPEADPHTTAVVSAFAFCSTFILRPFGAILFGLIGDNIGRKSTVIMTTMMMALSCIVMANLPTYAEIGISAAWIITICRIAQGLSSMGEVMGAQIYITEITKPPTQYFAVTLIVFSLALGGMTAVGIASLVTHFDFNWRVAFWIGACVAVVGTLARTRLRETPEFLEMKRRKKQNEENDYKHENRKKTAPEKISKKNLIAYFFIECTCPMVFYLAYIYFNPLLKTLGLSSANIIFHNFLVTISELLFTVFLLYFVTKFHPLKILRFKAICAVFFILALPACIMYSTSAWHIFIIQALIFLCPIGGTPGDAIFFKSFPTSRRFMSTTFAYASSRAIMHIISAFGLVYLTEWFGYYGIWFIGLPIIGAFFWALNHFEKLEGLRPNKSSNPDLGGGYIEAA, encoded by the coding sequence ATGATTCGTGTTTTTAAAGGCCTAAGCAGGCAACAAAAGGAGTCGATCGGGCTTTTGCAGATTGGCACTTTCCTTGAATACTTTGACCTTATGCTATATGTCCATATGGCTGTCCTTCTCAATGAACTCTTCTTCCCTGAAGCTGACCCGCATACGACCGCAGTTGTTTCAGCCTTTGCTTTTTGTTCAACGTTTATCCTAAGACCATTTGGAGCCATATTGTTTGGCTTGATTGGAGATAACATCGGTCGTAAATCAACAGTGATTATGACAACCATGATGATGGCGCTTTCTTGTATTGTGATGGCCAACTTGCCAACGTATGCGGAAATTGGGATTTCGGCAGCCTGGATTATAACAATTTGTAGAATTGCCCAAGGTCTGTCATCGATGGGCGAAGTCATGGGGGCGCAAATCTATATAACCGAAATTACGAAGCCGCCAACTCAATATTTTGCTGTTACCTTGATCGTTTTTTCTCTTGCCTTGGGCGGAATGACGGCTGTTGGTATTGCTTCGCTTGTGACTCACTTTGATTTTAATTGGCGGGTTGCTTTTTGGATTGGTGCGTGTGTTGCTGTTGTCGGAACTCTCGCTCGCACCAGATTACGAGAAACCCCTGAATTTTTAGAAATGAAAAGAAGGAAAAAACAGAACGAGGAAAATGATTATAAGCACGAAAATCGAAAAAAAACGGCGCCTGAAAAAATATCAAAAAAAAATCTTATAGCCTACTTTTTTATAGAATGCACGTGCCCCATGGTTTTTTATCTGGCTTATATTTATTTCAATCCTTTACTGAAAACTCTTGGGCTCTCTTCAGCTAATATTATTTTTCATAATTTTCTTGTTACCATTTCTGAACTTTTGTTTACGGTATTCCTTCTTTATTTTGTTACAAAATTTCATCCTTTAAAAATATTAAGATTTAAAGCTATTTGCGCTGTTTTTTTTATTCTGGCGTTGCCAGCCTGTATTATGTATTCAACCTCTGCGTGGCATATCTTTATTATTCAGGCGCTTATATTCCTATGTCCGATAGGCGGAACACCCGGGGATGCTATTTTTTTTAAGAGTTTCCCAACGTCTAGAAGATTTATGAGTACAACATTTGCTTATGCGTCTTCGCGCGCCATAATGCATATCATTTCTGCGTTTGGTCTTGTTTATCTAACAGAATGGTTTGGATATTACGGAATTTGGTTTATTGGCTTACCAATAATAGGGGCTTTTTTCTGGGCTTTGAATCACTTTGAAAAACTAGAAGGTCTGCGACCCAATAAATCCTCCAACCCTGACCTAGGCGGGGGATACATCGAAGCAGCCTAA